One Xenopus tropicalis strain Nigerian chromosome 8, UCB_Xtro_10.0, whole genome shotgun sequence genomic window carries:
- the LOC100497655 gene encoding cyclin-O protein B has translation MMEILSVGMRKRRREEEEEKEEEIISPGCSPEFKRAKPQGDLRGTSTPTAEEPVPEGEPWNTLTNLADALQTFREYGEECYLYKKGLEGGYQLENFLENQKEINPASWNHITTLMINVHRYLRLDFQTLCLGINFLERYVSCTPTDPDTLTRVGATCLYMAYKVAELRYPLPPKLFLPLFDYRMTPAEMRHLERTILRKLLFRLGVPTIDFFLEHFSLLRLTNQEECSPAQLTRAAKALTAARGIAALCLNQHHEFYMHQPSLMALCCLNVADKIYCYNNPVKVAPTDYPEHQIEECMEKICHLVTIGHYFLHPLLPGVYPEIFPAFNPPTTRPAATPKDINSPGVRTPEQERGQHLPEGRERTPEVATTSRDTAGSQHVEMAERSSHSQDMEGAGYVLHNTYWPTDPYGQVYMHPYVPTPPYWHPYMPPVPYWHPYMPPVAYWHPYIAPVPYWHPHFQDTLPHR, from the coding sequence ATGATGGAGATTCTGAGCGTTGGCATgcgaaaaagaagaagagaagaagaagaagagaaagaagagGAGATCATTTCCCCTGGGTGCAGCCCTGAATTCAAAAGGGCCAAGCCCCAGGGTGATCTGCGTGGGACCAGCACCCCTACAGCTGAGGAACCGGTGCCAGAGGGGGAGCCATGGAACACCCTGACCAACCTGGCTGATGCCCTGCAGACCTTCAGGGAGTATGGAGAGGAGTGTTACCTCTATAAAAAAGGCCTGGAGGGAGGTTATCAGCTGGAAAATTTCCTAGAAAATCAAAAGGAAATAAATCCTGCATCCTGGAACCACATCACCACCCTAATGATTAATGTGCACAGGTACCTGAGATTGGACTTTCAGACCCTGTGCCTGGGTATCAACTTCCTGGAGCGGTATGTGTCCTGCACTCCTACTGACCCCGACACCCTAACAAGAGTGGGAGCCACTTGCCTCTATATGGCTTACAAAGTGGCTGAATTAcggtaccccctcccccccaagctcTTCCTACCTCTGTTTGACTACAGAATGACACCAGCTGAAATGCGTCACCTGGAGAGAACCATCCTAAGGAAGTTGCTGTTTCGCCTGGGGGTACCAACCATCGATTTCTTTTTGGAGCACTTCTCCCTGTTGAGACTGACCAACCAGGAGGAGTGTTCCCCTGCCCAGCTCACAAGAGCAGCCAAAGCTCTAACAGCTGCCCGAGGCATCGCAGCACTGTGCCTGAACCAACATCATGAGTTCTACATGCACCAACCATCTCTCATGGCACTGTGCTGCCTCAATGTGGCAGATAAAATCTATTGTTATAACAACCCTGTCAAAGTGGCCCCCACTGACTACCCAGAACACCAAATTGAGGAGTGCATGGAAAAGATCTGCCATCTAGTTACTATAGGCCACTACTTTTTACATCCGCTGCTGCCAGGAGTTTATCCAGAAATATTTCCAGCTTTTAATCCTCCCACCACAAGGCCTGCAGCAACACCTAAGGATATAAATTCTCCTGGAGTAAGAACACCAGAACAGGAGAGGGGCCAACATCTACCTGAAGGCAGAGAGAGAACACCAGAGGTGGCAACAACATCCAGGGACACAGCAGGTTCCCAGCATGTAGAGATGGCAGAAAGATCCAGCCATTCTCAGGACATGGAAGGGGCCGGTTATGTGCTACACAACACATACTGGCCCACTGATCCATATGGGCAAGTATATATGCACCCCTACGTGCCAACACCTccatactggcacccatacatgccccCAGTTCCCTACTGGCATCCCTACATGCCCCCAGTTGcctactggcacccatacatTGCCCCAGTTCCCTACTGGCACCCACATTTCCAGGACACATTGCCACACAGGTAA